The Dermacentor silvarum isolate Dsil-2018 chromosome 3, BIME_Dsil_1.4, whole genome shotgun sequence region AGTCTGATGTTATTAAATTAACAATTCAATTTATTAACCTTGTGTATCATTTAAGGCAACATGTCGCTATTGTGGACCCGAAGCCGAGCAGTAGCGATCTCATGTCCGTTTACTAAAATACCGTGCTTGGTACCAGTTTCAGGAAATGTCCTTGAAATCTGTGGCGAAGTGCAACTGTGGTGTGCATTCATGTTCACGTTACACTTACCGGCACTGATGAGCACAGTGCACTTATCTGCAGAATTTGATTACCTAATGTTTCTCCAAGAATACCATTAATATTGCTGTTCAGTAATTCCTACTACTAGAAGTTGCTTGAGAAACACGCCTCCACTCCATGCATTCGAATAGACTCCAAGAGAATGTGGGGCTGTGTTTAGTAAGGGCTCTTTTTTCCGTgttggatggatgggtggatggatgaggctgaaccctttaaatcgggcggtggcatacgccacctagccatgactattaacatgtTTTATACTTTGTgttgggtgaaatttcacccctgccttgattttagccaccaatcagataacctccgtttggttatttctacccacttagtctattttgccttcattgtccctaaaccccaatgcgtTGAagaaatcagccccgttgctttgcactgtagggttaagccctttacagaaaagtatgacgTGTTCAGCCACTTCCTATTCTCCACAcacaccgcacaacgtgtctataccttggtacttgactcggtacatcttagtccgcaatactcctgtcctggcttcaaacaacaaataGCTTCCCCTataattatcatagatattttctttggcaatttcttgcttgaaagttttgtatgttcccagtgctgatttcgtctgcatccctgttttccacagacccctctctgtttctttaacctttttcttaaccgctgtttcctggtttgcacccctcctgcagtccaaatatttgattgacagttttctggtcaacttcctccattttgtatcaacattcctcatgtacaaataactgaaaactctccttgcccaccgcttttctgccatttctctcaatcgctcctcaaattctatcttgctgctggcttccctgccctcgaatgacgtccatcccatgtcaccctgtacctcctgatttggtgtatttccgtgtgctcccagagccagtctacctacccctcgctgcttaacttccaaccttgctcaaacctctgatctcatgcacaggaccgcattgccgaaagtcaaactagggaccatcacccctttccaaatccctctcaccacttcgtacctattgtaattccacagtgccctatttttcagcacagctgcatttctgctacctttaactgttacatatttttcatgttccgttaggtactcagccccattgtttatccacactccaagatattggtacttatccaccacctccagcgtaacctcctgcgtcctatgctcgctgccctgattatcattaaaaatcatgacagCCGATTTTTCTTGCCGAGTGTTTGTATTCATTATTTGCCCCACCATGTGGTCGATCCCTGCGATCATGGGGGTGCGGCTTTGTGTGGGCCAATGGGAAAGGGCAAAAAGGATTAAAAATGGATCAGTACAAAATACAGctactggttaaaaaaaaaaagaaaactcctgCTCAGAAATCGCAATGGAGTGCTGTTGAAGCACGGTGACCACTTTTGTTAGAGTGTGGCTGCCATCCACTTTATTGATCAGAGGGGGTCATAGCGCTAACTTTAAAGTGAGTGTTTATTTGCAGAAATAACATAtttgtatctaaccaactagcctaaAAAGCCATACTTTTACACTTTATTGTGTCATGGAAGCTGCATTCTGAAGGGGGGCAGAAAGCAAAACACCCATCTATAATGTTTTGGGTGCACATTGAAGAatccgaggtggtcaaaattaatccagagccctccactgtAGCATTGCTCATAACTCGCTGTGCAGTTGCACGATgctaaaccccacaatttattttaAGTCAAGGTTGAGTGGAGAAATTTTTAGATAAGGGGATAACCATGTTTCTGTTCCTACTATTTCTTTGTTCTACTGTATTTGCATTTTGCCATGTTGAAGCTACTGTGCTACTCTGAGGAATATGTTCTGCGTCCTGTACTTAATCTTTTCTTTAAAAATGGGCCCTCAATGCGGCATGTTGGTAGTACAAACTTTCACACTGAAAGGGCCACGGCTTCGTATCTCTGCTTCTTTTAACCAAGGAATGCCCCTTGCAGAATGTGTTGCCCTCAACTTAAGTTCAAAATAAAAGTTGAGTCTAAGTCGTTGCATCAATAAGCAATTTAAGTTTAGAGCATTAATGCCTTTGGAAACACTTAATTTTCACTATCGGTGTGCGCCAAGTGTGTTTCTCTCTGAAAGTTTAGTGGAGCATGAGAAATGATTGAGGCACGCAGGCTTATTTCTCTGAGGCGTTGAAATTGAATATGTAGTATATATAAACATGGAGTTTCTGTTAGCAGCAGCTGTGGGTGCCTTTACATATGTGTACCTTAGTCTGCTGGAAGGCCCCTATCGAGAATTTTTTTAGATCGATATCTAACATACTTGGACAACAGCACAAtcaagacagtgttgtttgttaGCTTGTATTTATGCTGATAAAACCTCAATACTTTCTGTAAATGTTGTGCTCCACTGTTGTCACAGCTTGTAGCAGCTTCAGTACTTTGTACCTTTAGAGCTGACCTCTCGTTGAAAtgattgtttgtttttttgttttttttagaaaTATCCTTGGGGAGATGGAAACCGTGCTATCTTCTTCAACCCCAAGATCAACTGGGTTCCTGGAGGCTACGTAGAGTGAAAACTTAAGCAGACCCTTTGCTGCTCTGATTGTTCATTGGAGAATTTTAAGCAAGCAGTGGTCCTAGGAAGTCCAATAAAGCTAGTTTCTTCACTTGGCGTATTTATCTATTGTCGCCCATCGCTTGCGGACACACCTGTGACTAACAGAAGCAACTGGAAACTAACACGTGTAGTGCTTTCATTCTATCGTGTTACAGAGGTGTACAGCGCTCACGGAATCGGTTTATTCATGTCAGTAATGAGGTAAGAATTACCAGACATTATGTATGTATTTGCAGAAGGAGGTCCTGAagtcagggtgtctaccaaccgggaaaaccgggaaaacaggCAATTCTCAgtgattttgaatattctggaaaaactcagggaaaactcagggaatttgtgcctctatcagggaaaattactctagggatgggcgaatataggatattgtcgaatatttcattgaataattctatgttcgttattcgcttcgattcgaattcatggattcaatattttcgaattattcagcggtcccgaataggcagccaaaagccacggacggttggtgcaaatctcggaggctttgcttcacgtcatggctgccatacatcaaccataaatctcgaaggctatatgtttttgcattaaagagcctgaaatgtgcgacgcagaagagcagaaacggcgctagcgcacaaccgaaacgaagtggcggagtccgcatggccatagtcagcagcggaaatcgtacgtgaatgacagcaacgacgcaacgcttcgtgcctatttgcatggaggtaaaaaatactaggagggagcgtcacgtgattccgctagcctcggcaagccaacctcctctgaagccacccctccctctctcaggggccccgtgcgcggtgccttatggggcggaaaaggcccacaaggttgccggaacattcgtgattgtttggtacgtggtaacttttagtggcgcctgccgtcacaggcttggaggcccgtatgcgggtggtggttttctgctactgcgcgcgtcgttcttcgcttcaaatgcgatgccttgaaacgtggagcaagactggggcgcctgactcatgaagacagaaaattttcaagacgtcacttgcgcttaccaccgcggttagtggagttgccagcgctcgcggatCGAAACCCGTCCACACGCCCGAGTGTCGTCTATTTTTCcctcgtactcaagtttcgtcaaatcagctgttgtgcaccttaaactgcggtgcgtattatcgtgctaatttttgtcccgctgtcttgcacctaggaagaaacgagatgttttgaaggacgcTTTTTGGCGGATTTTCGCTTACTCCACTAAGCGAAAATGCAACAAGAAACCTAGCTCTGCTGTGCGTCTTTTgttttgagaaaaataaatagcattagcctgcattctaaacgccgaagtcgtcgccgtttattcatatttgcgtgcactattttctacgattgtatggtgcgacgacgctgttgatcgacgcgcctcggggatccactaTCGTTATGtagtaaagcaaatggacggaatttgtgcattatctagagtttattcagctgttttcgaatgtgagtatagcttcacagcagaattatgtccgagagtcaaacactgccagggggacccttctctctgctagtgtgaaatggcatgaaaactgaatacatatagCGGCAAGAGagaaatggcagcattcatttgcacttgtggattcattgtgttgctggtgtgcttgtactctggaaagcacatttttatgacaacagtaattgtttcattctttattcaatgtttattgcacctatagaagccagaagatttcacacaaatttataatataatatataatgtaTTTCACATTCATAAtacaaatgaagtacattgcagagTATGCACAAAAGATAatgaacagcaagtaggaaaacttattgtgccactgctcaatGGTATCAGTATAAGTCAGCATACTTGTATGCAACAGGACATTTGTAtacaataatgttatacaaagtaaactatatcacacatagtattggtacctttaataaaactcttcaatgggatcagctttccttgaatgtcactgctgcagtttagctgacaaatgccttgtatgcaacatcTTCGCTACAGGGTTATAATTGtacaatatttatatctgcgatgTACTCACAAATATTTAAAGGGTTTGGTGATGGTGCATGTCAGAAAAATAGGCAATACAtattcagaaataaaaaaaataagagtgGTAGTCCACAAAGTCAAAGATGAAAAAATTGAtgcgaggtcagacccacaaactaagtacgtcaacattgaaatacaatgcattttgctgcaagtaaaatgtacaacaaatctTATGTTTTATCACATATCTACAAAAAaatcagcaccgtcgaagctgagtcAACACACCAcaaaattaagaggcgacggctctattacattgtgaacctcaaatgaatgaatatttcacggtatttaaaacacccattgagtggtatacaccaaatgttcgtggttgcagtgaatctggcctcataaaaggctactgtaaagcaagtaaacaaagtgagcacattcaattattttggaagtagtaaaaccaacggtattccaggtgacggaggcaaatttccacaaaggtcaggtaaaaggcatacaggatcaaactttgaaaaatacattgtcatcctcaagagtatacttagctcacgcctaatgcattgagagcattcatagcatgcccatgtcatcgcacagtttgctctagtgaaaggtaggccagctaacctaccgtcattgtccatactgtttagcttggtgctgaacagaacaattgtttaagcagaattcgcatgcaggtgattcaagctacagcattcagcaagacaacaagcaTGTACTTGCGCAATTTACAATAAGGCATCATATTTCTCCCCtaaaaaaagtttgatgtctgcatacaacgctcttgaacaatatatgcgctttacaaagtcactaaaaaaacaaatgccttaacacagaacttggggtgaggtggggggaaggttcgtgGTTTGCACTCGTGAAGCGCTGGCTTCACGAGTGCAAAGGTGCGGGTCTGATTCCCAGATGTAGTTGCATTCCTGTGAGCGCAGAATGCAAATGCGGTTGTGTACTGGAGTTAAGATACATGCCGAGGaacctccaggcagtcaaaattaatccagagcccgccCTGCGTctactacaaacaaatacgtacccttcacccgcccgcctccaccttatattccctgaagtttacagtacccccaactgccggtgctgtggcactcacccggctatgcttccgcatatgctgtgggagtgcccagcacagtacacacatatTAACACCGCGACCCTCTCATCGAggctgcgtgaggctctgcggagctccgccctcgacgaccaaatctgggcgacccagcacgcccgtgaggcggcggcgaggcaagccctcgacgtcccctcatgggaggcttagggccggtcatcataaagtgctggttctacaagaaaagtttattcctcctccttaacacaaaacctggtgggactgccgaagttgatagataaaggaattgtgtgagccatcacgaacataatttaaccctgaggaaacttgtgtagcagtttttcctgtactgcgagtcacagcagctaaataatacaagtcatggtggctcagtggcaatagtgcttcatgagtGCAAAGTTGCGGGTCTGATTCCCAGATGTAGTTGCATTTCTGTGAGTGCAGAATGCAAATGCGGTTGTGTACTTGAGTTTAGATACATGCCGAGGaacctccaggcagtcaaaattaatccagagcccgccGCTATGGCATCTCTTAGAGCCCATGTATTGCCTTGGAATTTTAACTTATTGCATGATGAGTCAGGTGTATTCTACCCACAGTGCTACTTGCCAATGACAGGTTAGAAAGGTTCATGCACCCTAACTATGCTTTGTCAGTGTGCAGCcaaagcaaatgaccaacatgaaTGCGAGGTTTGTATTTCTCTACACAAGGCACCAGCTTGGTTCACCACGTCAATTGACTGCCATGGCGGCACAGCGCTTGTGGAACTATGCTGTCATGTTCACAATAATGCAACCATTCTAATTCAATAGTATGCCTTTTTGCGCTCTCAGTGATCTAAGCAGTGCCCTGCCTATGATATCACCAAGACCAGTCGGTCCTAAACAGTGGATGATTAAACAAAAAGAATATAATCAAGCAAAAGGGATCCTGCTCCTCTGCACAAGGTTGCAGGCACTATCCTCACCTTAGCGGCCACACATTGTTGTGGCAACATTAAAAAAGTCCAGTGTACTGTTCACCTGCCAAATGCAACAGCTCAAGTGGTCCGATTTACCCCTAGCCCTCCAATATATACAACATGATTGATAACCACTGTGTGGTGTTTGCCTGCGAAGCCCTTAAAACAACATGTAGGCCATGCGCTTTGATGTAAAAAATTTCGAgtagttgtaaataattagccAATGATAGTACAAAAATTTACAAGATTTTCTAGATTTATTGGCCCTTGAACTGCGTCAGCTTTGTGTGCTTTTGCCTAATTCTTTCCTGATGGAGACGTTCCGTTGTCATCTTGGCAACGTAGCGCAGTCTCACATCTAGGTACTTATCTATGATTGCCCTCACAAGATGGGATGAGTGGCATTCAAGCGGGTGATTTTCGAGCATGTGCTGATCTAACACTTTAAAGAAGTCCTTGCCGACAAAGGTTGTCATAGTGGCCATTGCAACTTTAGCTGCAAGCCTTTGGGATGGTAGTGGCGAGCACACCAGAGCCCTACGCAGCTCTTTCTCACATTGTCTGCAAATGTTCAGAACATCATTTGAAGCGTAGATCAGTCCACCTCTCGTTTTTCGACGAATCAGGGAATATGCAGGCATGGATGGAGGAGTTGACACCTTTAGTGCAGAAGCACACTGATCGCACTGGAGGTGAAGCAGTAAGCTGCGAACTACAAACCCGGCTATGTGCGCAACAATTGCAtctccaagctcagacaccctgcctgggtcggcagagtagtcatgatcttgtaaaattgcttccgtgactggttcactggctgcagggcttctctgaggggcagtgaagttaattacatcgatggaggatggtttttcagaggagcttacaaagagaatttcgatgtgttctaATGGCAAGCAATTTccaccatcaatgtccttgacctcattgtgaactatcagacgcttgaatgctgctgcaaactgctttgctgttgggttgtcattgcagcgcccaaatgatcttattgcagcaaaaaatagCTCAAGGTGGTCCTGGCTGAGCTTGgaggtcggaagatatgccaataggccattttctgtaaccaagtggttgtatagacgaaTGGCATTGTCTAAGCAGACCACAAAgccaatgaagcctgtctttcggttggtctctatcattagtttaccagctgcagattccctaagtgagcaaaagtaggccttcagttcttcgacatactcagtgacacgagtcacattttcaggacacagtggccttttccaaccttcttgccttggatgccttgaatttaaaatgtcaaatgcgttgttgacatgtctaaTAAACttttctgttggcaaggaatttgaaaattttgggatttttcgagctctgcattcaccaagagcatctgctaccgattgactaaacgtttgagccgccaatgagactttcatgggctggtttttccaattaacatgtgcctgtctaagtttgtttgccaaatgtaggccttctgtgtactgaatttcatgcagctcatcaatgtgtttccacaatatgaactgtttgttcgtatcaacaatagcctttttatcacacagggtgttccgcagcagcttcaacatgtgacagggatccaacatggcaaagacaggcttttttgtcactggatgcggaaaagaagcatccagctcagtcaggtccatcttgcagccaaggctgcgcagcattgacaaatttgctgcagcgccatcgcatgtcaaactcacaatgtgtgcacctttttcgtgagcgaagccagcagcttgcagcaccaaattgcgcctctgctcaccaccaaggccatccactagaaagtagccaatcggcagcttccatctgccattgattgcaacaagcattaaaacaaatgcatctttggcaactggaaagctgtcatcattgacatcaatgcccatgtcaacatatccatggaacctctttccatcccactccacatgtctccgaatggccatctcatccacaaccagattgcataatgtggagtggccgttttgtgaattttgctctaccttcatagccaatgcagtcagtgCCTCTTTTGAAAACCCAGCAGCCCCATCAATGGATTGGTACCATTTGCACAGAGTCTTTGGATGCGGAAGGCATGTGTCAAAAGTAGCTCGTACATATCGGTATGCTCTAGGTGAATAAAAATGCAACGTCAGTGCAAATGCCCTGAGCTCTGGCGAATAAGTGGGTGACACTGCTGCACCAGACTTACGtgtcagttgacgcatgagcaagtctttttttgccccaccaagactctgcagcGTGgcaacatcctcatttcctagaatgcgattctCAGACAAATCTTGAATGACATCTTGAAGATGAGCAACCTTATGTAAAAGCCGGCGACGGGATTGCTGCAGAGTCTTGATCTttttcttggtcgcagtttgcaGTTGCGAGTAACGCCTCACttcgtgcctcagaaaggccttttcaggtgtgTCTTCTGcttgctgtggctgcaaaatatcgcACGCACAGAAAACAGGTCCATGAGCAACCAACGTGACACAAATCATGTACCCAGAACAaggtacttaattgttgtggcatacattcTTATGCAAGccatgaagaatataatgctaaattttaggtcattacctggCTCACGACAGTTTccatttacacttttgtgaacttaaaaactttgagggcataaaactgccatccacacgagcttgctagtgctacttaattttgtttgtttgtttatttatttatttgcaaaatactgcaggcccatctaggcccaggcaggaaaggtaaaagtacgaaacaactaacacagaagaggccaatgtagcatagttgaATGTGGGATGCTTCACAGCAACCTTTTAGTTTGAATAGGCAAAATATACTGATCTCATTCTCCTACACAAAAGACCAGTTTTGTCTGCCTGTATCACGGCTCCTCATGACtgatcgaacaaataaagagcatagaaaattgtaaaaaaacctgttggtcttctagttcattgtgtcatttgaatggaaaagagaaattgtaaGCAGATTATTCGTCGCCaattgcaaaccctgaggaaactcacaCTGCTGTGGGCAAATATGAAtatgtttcagcttttaattacatggttgccatgatcataaatgttagtgtccacgtgcagttcactgagtgacatttgtTATGCTTCATTCAGTGATATTTATATATTATGCCatgaaaataaatgctacttcacttgAAGTTAGCTAAGGAAACAAGTGTGTAAAAATTgcagtggtcgagtattatccttaccatagtatgccttgctgttcgaggtgtcgctgggttgtgcaTAGGCAGCACAGCAGAAGCATCACCCTCGAGCGTGCTGGtaggccttggactgggagactggacaaaatacatcaagtgcaatgatgaagactgtttactgcaacatagcttgaaattgctgactgtgcaaacaaaataccagatgcacagttgaagctaaagccCAGGACTAATAGAGAGACCATTGGATTGATTTAAaaattaagcacaataatgaccaccaagcaggacattgttagggagatcagtggctgtggctatgtacTGTATTCCTTATCTGATGTCCCAAAAAATGATGTTgatcaagcttaccagcacagtttgTATGTTATTAAGTTTACTATAGTAGTAAATGTTCGAGTCTAGCAAGGGTGTTACTTATGCGTGTAATGAGAGGTGAAGTATAATTCACAGGAGTGTTTTCCTTATGCCAACGTTCTCCTTATGCCAAAAACCAGTTTTTCATCTTGCTTTGCTTCAGgttcttttattttccttatcttgtacttatcctagatcgACTAAATcgaggttatgatgtagcatatatggctttcattcattagcacttgcttttgccagtgtttacaacgaaatttgaacacacaac contains the following coding sequences:
- the LOC125944378 gene encoding uncharacterized protein LOC125944378 — encoded protein: MKGSVWQSSLCNAPNHHAAGRLISRQAPRLLRTKASALRPTTREDHLKDDWLRFGAVSGKRGNLSSCKRVKATKPPFRRRYVAFGDVVWETMMPFAPAKMCRRLSERTRPEATAFPREENSSRIVPKDALASRGLRTYLAPCRPIVKVDGPTQRAVVLLIVFGLSADRRELPSARRTCVMKCCVPGCPNRTENRRDGLSFHRFPRQRDLREEWALAVCRSPAWAPSHWSVVCSEHFSDGDFASGTKGHGHLMANAVPSLAGPTKMLAKDDATAMRQPSSAPASSTGISQHQDEPAGLSEVTIAMDISEGLSDVLAEGAATTASSSFADSDIADEPSEIQHVLSPSPRPTSTLEGDASAVLPMHNPATPRTARHTMPQQAEDTPEKAFLRHEVRRYSQLQTATKKKIKTLQQSRRRLLHKVAHLQDVIQDLSENRILGNEDVATLQSLGGAKKDLLMRQLTRKSGAAVSPTYSPELRAFALTLHFYSPRAYRYVRATFDTCLPHPKTLCKWYQSIDGAAGFSKEALTALAMKVEQNSQNGHSTLCNLVVDEMAIRRHVEWDGKRFHGYVDMGIDVNDDSFPVAKDAFVLMLVAINGRWKLPIGYFLVDGLGGEQRRNLVLQAAGFAHEKGAHIVSLTCDGAAANLSMLRSLGCKMDLTELDASFPHPVTKKPVFAMLDPCHMLKLLRNTLCDKKAIVDTNKQFILWKHIDELHEIQYTEGLHLANKLRQAHVNWKNQPMKVSLAAQTFSQSVADALGECRARKIPKFSNSLPTEKFIRHVNNAFDILNSRHPRQEGWKRPLCPENVTRVTEYVEELKAYFCSLRESAAGKLMIETNRKTGFIGFVVCLDNAIRLYNHLVTENGLLAYLPTSKLSQDHLELFFADRLVLVIS